The Budorcas taxicolor isolate Tak-1 chromosome 25, Takin1.1, whole genome shotgun sequence genome includes a region encoding these proteins:
- the SLC29A2 gene encoding equilibrative nucleoside transporter 2 isoform X1: MPLALTGRSFTISATLEAGTRDLISPTSDGTRFPCRGCGVLTTGPPAKSLKVIFLFLSKTRERAWTLLWVSLSSGATPPKLSHTATRKPLWTPPRDSTLRCAPQSPGDSPVTRCRRAHLSVFQISPRALPAPTPGPPLRLPGGTQLSAARQDRRRQTVSPASPGAGRARVTTQWSCTLASASTATAPPPSCRSLENFAPASAFHYPASDRGRPDPASRVHHRPDPASRVPGLAHGPRGRFRCGARLFLPPGSSCRAAMARGDAPRDSYHLVGISFFILGLGTLLPWNFFITAIPYFQGRLAGANSTAETLGTNHTSPADTFNFNNWVTLLSQLPLLLFTLLNSFLYQCIPEMVRILGSLLVILLLFTLTAVLVKVDMSPGLFFSITMASVWFINSFGAILQGSLFGQLGTMPSKYSTLFLSGQGLAGIFAALAMLISMASGVDAQTSALGYFITPCVGTIMSIVCYLSLPHLKFARYYLAKKPSKAQGQELETKAELLQSDEKNGIPNSPQRAALTLDLDLEKETEVEPEEPQKPEKPSVFIVLRKIWLTALCLVLVFTVTLSVFPAITAMVTSSTGPGKWSQFFNPICCFLLFNVMDCLGRSLTSYFLWPDEDSRLLPLLVCLRILFVPLFMLCHVPERSRLPILFPQDAYFITFMLLFAVSNGYLVSLTMCLAPRQVLPQEREVTGTLMTFFLALGLSCGASLSFLFKALL; encoded by the exons ATGCCTCTTGCATTGACGGGCAGATcttttaccattagcgccaccttggaagccgGCACacgggatcttatttccccgacCAGCGATGGAACTCGCTTCCCCTGCAGAGgctgcggagtcttaaccactggaccaccagcaaagtccctgaaagtaatttttctttttttaagtaagacTAGGGAGCGGGCCTGGACGCTCCTCTGGGTCTCCCTTTCCTCCGGAGCCACTCCTCCGAAGCTTAGCCACAccgccaccaggaagcccctctgGACGCCCCCGAGGGACTCGACCCTCCGCTGTGCGCCCCAAAGTCCCGGCGATTCCCCAGTCACCCGCTGCAGAAGAGCTCATCTGTCTGTGTTCCAGATCTCCCCGCGGGCTCTGCCAGCTCCGACACCTGGCCCTCCCCTCCGCCTCCCGGGGGGGACCCAGCTCAGTGCTGCCCGCCAGGACCGCCGGCGACAGACGGTCTCTCCGGCTTCCCCCGGGGCTGGCCGCGCTCGGGTTACCACCCAGTGGTCTTGCACGTTAGCGAGCGCTAGCACCGCCACGGCACCACCTCCGTCTTGCCGGAGCCTGGAGAACTTCGCGCCAG CTTCCGCCTTCCACTACCCGGCCTCGGACCGTGGAAGACCCGACCCCGCTTCCCGTGTCCACCACCGGCCAGACCCAGCCTCCCGGGTCCCCGGCTTGGCCCACGGGCCCCGGGGCAGGTTCAGGTGCGGCGCCCGCCTCTTTCTCCCACCGGGCTCATCCTGCCGGGCGGCCATGGCGCGAGGAGACGCCCCGCGGGACAG CTACCACCTGGTCGGGATCAGCTTCTTTATCCTCGGGCTGGGCACCCTCCTCCCCTGGAACTTCTTCATCACAGCCATCCCG TACTTCCAGGGGCGGCTGGCGGGGGCCAACAGCACCGCCGAGACCCTGGGCACCAACCACACGAGCCCCGCAGATACCTTCAACTTCAACAACTGGGTGACGCTGCTGTCgcagctgccgctgctgctcttCACACTCCTCAACTCCTTCCTGTACCAGTG CATCCCTGAGATGGTGCGGATTCTGGGCAGCCTGCTGGTCATCCTGCTCCTCTTTACCCTGACGGCGGTGTTGGTCAAGGTGGACATGAGCCCCGGGCTCTTCTTCTCCATCACCATGGCCTCCGTCTGGTTCATCAACT CCTTCGGTGCAATTCTGCAAGGCAGCCTCTTCGGACAACTGGGCACCATGCCTTCCAAGTACAGCACCCTTTTCCTCAGTGGCCAGGGCCTGGCCGGGATCTTCGCTGCCCTTGCCATGCTCATATCCATGGCCA GTGGCGTGGATGCCCAGACGTCCGCCCTGGGGTACTTCATCACGCCCTGTGTGGGCACCATCATGTCCATCGTGTGCTACCTGAGCCTGCCCCACCTG AAGTTTGCCCGCTACTATCTGGCCAAGAAACCATCGAAGGCGCAAGGTCAGGAGCTGGAGACCAAAGCTGAGCTTCTCCAGTCTG ATGAGAAGAATGGGATTCCCAACAGCCCCCAGAGGGCAGCCCTGACTCTGGATCTTGACCttgagaaggagacagaggtggaacCAGAGGAACCCCAGAAGCCAGAAAAACCTTCAGTTTTCATTGTCCTCCGGAAG ATCTGGCTGACGGCGCTGTGCCTCGTGTTGGTCTTCACAGTCACCCTGTCCGTCTTCCCGGCCATCACAGCCATGGTGACCAGCTCCACCGGTCCTGGGAAGTGGA GTCAGTTCTTCAACCCCATCTGCTGCTTCCTCCTCTTCAACGTCATGGACTGTCTGGGACGGAGCCTAACCTCTTACTTCCTGTGG CCTGACGAGGACAGccggctgctgcccctgctgGTCTGCCTGCGCATCCTGTTCGTGCCGCTCTTcatgctgtgccacgtgcccgaGAGGTCCCGACTGCCCATCCTCTTCCCCCAGGACGCCTACTTCATCACCTTCATGCTGCTGTTCGCTGTCTCAAATGGTTACCTGGTGTCCCTCACCATGTGCCTGGCGCCCAG GCAGGTGCTGCCACAGGAGAGGGAGGTGACCGGCACCCTCATGACCTTCTTCCTGGCGCTGGGGCTCTCTTGTGGcgcctccctttccttcctcttcaagGCGCTGCTCTGA
- the SLC29A2 gene encoding equilibrative nucleoside transporter 2 isoform X3, whose amino-acid sequence MPLALTGRSFTISATLEAGTRDLISPTSDGTRFPCRGCGVLTTGPPAKSLKISPRALPAPTPGPPLRLPGGTQLSAARQDRRRQTVSPASPGAGRARVTTQWSCTLASASTATAPPPSCRSLENFAPASAFHYPASDRGRPDPASRVHHRPDPASRVPGLAHGPRGRFRCGARLFLPPGSSCRAAMARGDAPRDSYHLVGISFFILGLGTLLPWNFFITAIPYFQGRLAGANSTAETLGTNHTSPADTFNFNNWVTLLSQLPLLLFTLLNSFLYQCIPEMVRILGSLLVILLLFTLTAVLVKVDMSPGLFFSITMASVWFINSFGAILQGSLFGQLGTMPSKYSTLFLSGQGLAGIFAALAMLISMASGVDAQTSALGYFITPCVGTIMSIVCYLSLPHLKFARYYLAKKPSKAQGQELETKAELLQSDEKNGIPNSPQRAALTLDLDLEKETEVEPEEPQKPEKPSVFIVLRKIWLTALCLVLVFTVTLSVFPAITAMVTSSTGPGKWSQFFNPICCFLLFNVMDCLGRSLTSYFLWPDEDSRLLPLLVCLRILFVPLFMLCHVPERSRLPILFPQDAYFITFMLLFAVSNGYLVSLTMCLAPRQVLPQEREVTGTLMTFFLALGLSCGASLSFLFKALL is encoded by the exons ATGCCTCTTGCATTGACGGGCAGATcttttaccattagcgccaccttggaagccgGCACacgggatcttatttccccgacCAGCGATGGAACTCGCTTCCCCTGCAGAGgctgcggagtcttaaccactggaccaccagcaaagtccctgaaa ATCTCCCCGCGGGCTCTGCCAGCTCCGACACCTGGCCCTCCCCTCCGCCTCCCGGGGGGGACCCAGCTCAGTGCTGCCCGCCAGGACCGCCGGCGACAGACGGTCTCTCCGGCTTCCCCCGGGGCTGGCCGCGCTCGGGTTACCACCCAGTGGTCTTGCACGTTAGCGAGCGCTAGCACCGCCACGGCACCACCTCCGTCTTGCCGGAGCCTGGAGAACTTCGCGCCAG CTTCCGCCTTCCACTACCCGGCCTCGGACCGTGGAAGACCCGACCCCGCTTCCCGTGTCCACCACCGGCCAGACCCAGCCTCCCGGGTCCCCGGCTTGGCCCACGGGCCCCGGGGCAGGTTCAGGTGCGGCGCCCGCCTCTTTCTCCCACCGGGCTCATCCTGCCGGGCGGCCATGGCGCGAGGAGACGCCCCGCGGGACAG CTACCACCTGGTCGGGATCAGCTTCTTTATCCTCGGGCTGGGCACCCTCCTCCCCTGGAACTTCTTCATCACAGCCATCCCG TACTTCCAGGGGCGGCTGGCGGGGGCCAACAGCACCGCCGAGACCCTGGGCACCAACCACACGAGCCCCGCAGATACCTTCAACTTCAACAACTGGGTGACGCTGCTGTCgcagctgccgctgctgctcttCACACTCCTCAACTCCTTCCTGTACCAGTG CATCCCTGAGATGGTGCGGATTCTGGGCAGCCTGCTGGTCATCCTGCTCCTCTTTACCCTGACGGCGGTGTTGGTCAAGGTGGACATGAGCCCCGGGCTCTTCTTCTCCATCACCATGGCCTCCGTCTGGTTCATCAACT CCTTCGGTGCAATTCTGCAAGGCAGCCTCTTCGGACAACTGGGCACCATGCCTTCCAAGTACAGCACCCTTTTCCTCAGTGGCCAGGGCCTGGCCGGGATCTTCGCTGCCCTTGCCATGCTCATATCCATGGCCA GTGGCGTGGATGCCCAGACGTCCGCCCTGGGGTACTTCATCACGCCCTGTGTGGGCACCATCATGTCCATCGTGTGCTACCTGAGCCTGCCCCACCTG AAGTTTGCCCGCTACTATCTGGCCAAGAAACCATCGAAGGCGCAAGGTCAGGAGCTGGAGACCAAAGCTGAGCTTCTCCAGTCTG ATGAGAAGAATGGGATTCCCAACAGCCCCCAGAGGGCAGCCCTGACTCTGGATCTTGACCttgagaaggagacagaggtggaacCAGAGGAACCCCAGAAGCCAGAAAAACCTTCAGTTTTCATTGTCCTCCGGAAG ATCTGGCTGACGGCGCTGTGCCTCGTGTTGGTCTTCACAGTCACCCTGTCCGTCTTCCCGGCCATCACAGCCATGGTGACCAGCTCCACCGGTCCTGGGAAGTGGA GTCAGTTCTTCAACCCCATCTGCTGCTTCCTCCTCTTCAACGTCATGGACTGTCTGGGACGGAGCCTAACCTCTTACTTCCTGTGG CCTGACGAGGACAGccggctgctgcccctgctgGTCTGCCTGCGCATCCTGTTCGTGCCGCTCTTcatgctgtgccacgtgcccgaGAGGTCCCGACTGCCCATCCTCTTCCCCCAGGACGCCTACTTCATCACCTTCATGCTGCTGTTCGCTGTCTCAAATGGTTACCTGGTGTCCCTCACCATGTGCCTGGCGCCCAG GCAGGTGCTGCCACAGGAGAGGGAGGTGACCGGCACCCTCATGACCTTCTTCCTGGCGCTGGGGCTCTCTTGTGGcgcctccctttccttcctcttcaagGCGCTGCTCTGA
- the SLC29A2 gene encoding equilibrative nucleoside transporter 2 isoform X2, translating into MPLALTGRSFTISATLEAGTRDLISPTSDGTRFPCRGCGVLTTGPPAKSLKVIFLFLSKTRERAWTLLWVSLSSGATPPKLSHTATRKPLWTPPRDSTLRCAPQSPGDSPVTRCRRAHLSVFQISPRALPAPTPGPPLRLPGGTQLSAARQDRRRQTVSPASPGAGRARVTTQWSCTLASASTATAPPPSCRSLENFAPDPASRVPGLAHGPRGRFRCGARLFLPPGSSCRAAMARGDAPRDSYHLVGISFFILGLGTLLPWNFFITAIPYFQGRLAGANSTAETLGTNHTSPADTFNFNNWVTLLSQLPLLLFTLLNSFLYQCIPEMVRILGSLLVILLLFTLTAVLVKVDMSPGLFFSITMASVWFINSFGAILQGSLFGQLGTMPSKYSTLFLSGQGLAGIFAALAMLISMASGVDAQTSALGYFITPCVGTIMSIVCYLSLPHLKFARYYLAKKPSKAQGQELETKAELLQSDEKNGIPNSPQRAALTLDLDLEKETEVEPEEPQKPEKPSVFIVLRKIWLTALCLVLVFTVTLSVFPAITAMVTSSTGPGKWSQFFNPICCFLLFNVMDCLGRSLTSYFLWPDEDSRLLPLLVCLRILFVPLFMLCHVPERSRLPILFPQDAYFITFMLLFAVSNGYLVSLTMCLAPRQVLPQEREVTGTLMTFFLALGLSCGASLSFLFKALL; encoded by the exons ATGCCTCTTGCATTGACGGGCAGATcttttaccattagcgccaccttggaagccgGCACacgggatcttatttccccgacCAGCGATGGAACTCGCTTCCCCTGCAGAGgctgcggagtcttaaccactggaccaccagcaaagtccctgaaagtaatttttctttttttaagtaagacTAGGGAGCGGGCCTGGACGCTCCTCTGGGTCTCCCTTTCCTCCGGAGCCACTCCTCCGAAGCTTAGCCACAccgccaccaggaagcccctctgGACGCCCCCGAGGGACTCGACCCTCCGCTGTGCGCCCCAAAGTCCCGGCGATTCCCCAGTCACCCGCTGCAGAAGAGCTCATCTGTCTGTGTTCCAGATCTCCCCGCGGGCTCTGCCAGCTCCGACACCTGGCCCTCCCCTCCGCCTCCCGGGGGGGACCCAGCTCAGTGCTGCCCGCCAGGACCGCCGGCGACAGACGGTCTCTCCGGCTTCCCCCGGGGCTGGCCGCGCTCGGGTTACCACCCAGTGGTCTTGCACGTTAGCGAGCGCTAGCACCGCCACGGCACCACCTCCGTCTTGCCGGAGCCTGGAGAACTTCGCGCCAG ACCCAGCCTCCCGGGTCCCCGGCTTGGCCCACGGGCCCCGGGGCAGGTTCAGGTGCGGCGCCCGCCTCTTTCTCCCACCGGGCTCATCCTGCCGGGCGGCCATGGCGCGAGGAGACGCCCCGCGGGACAG CTACCACCTGGTCGGGATCAGCTTCTTTATCCTCGGGCTGGGCACCCTCCTCCCCTGGAACTTCTTCATCACAGCCATCCCG TACTTCCAGGGGCGGCTGGCGGGGGCCAACAGCACCGCCGAGACCCTGGGCACCAACCACACGAGCCCCGCAGATACCTTCAACTTCAACAACTGGGTGACGCTGCTGTCgcagctgccgctgctgctcttCACACTCCTCAACTCCTTCCTGTACCAGTG CATCCCTGAGATGGTGCGGATTCTGGGCAGCCTGCTGGTCATCCTGCTCCTCTTTACCCTGACGGCGGTGTTGGTCAAGGTGGACATGAGCCCCGGGCTCTTCTTCTCCATCACCATGGCCTCCGTCTGGTTCATCAACT CCTTCGGTGCAATTCTGCAAGGCAGCCTCTTCGGACAACTGGGCACCATGCCTTCCAAGTACAGCACCCTTTTCCTCAGTGGCCAGGGCCTGGCCGGGATCTTCGCTGCCCTTGCCATGCTCATATCCATGGCCA GTGGCGTGGATGCCCAGACGTCCGCCCTGGGGTACTTCATCACGCCCTGTGTGGGCACCATCATGTCCATCGTGTGCTACCTGAGCCTGCCCCACCTG AAGTTTGCCCGCTACTATCTGGCCAAGAAACCATCGAAGGCGCAAGGTCAGGAGCTGGAGACCAAAGCTGAGCTTCTCCAGTCTG ATGAGAAGAATGGGATTCCCAACAGCCCCCAGAGGGCAGCCCTGACTCTGGATCTTGACCttgagaaggagacagaggtggaacCAGAGGAACCCCAGAAGCCAGAAAAACCTTCAGTTTTCATTGTCCTCCGGAAG ATCTGGCTGACGGCGCTGTGCCTCGTGTTGGTCTTCACAGTCACCCTGTCCGTCTTCCCGGCCATCACAGCCATGGTGACCAGCTCCACCGGTCCTGGGAAGTGGA GTCAGTTCTTCAACCCCATCTGCTGCTTCCTCCTCTTCAACGTCATGGACTGTCTGGGACGGAGCCTAACCTCTTACTTCCTGTGG CCTGACGAGGACAGccggctgctgcccctgctgGTCTGCCTGCGCATCCTGTTCGTGCCGCTCTTcatgctgtgccacgtgcccgaGAGGTCCCGACTGCCCATCCTCTTCCCCCAGGACGCCTACTTCATCACCTTCATGCTGCTGTTCGCTGTCTCAAATGGTTACCTGGTGTCCCTCACCATGTGCCTGGCGCCCAG GCAGGTGCTGCCACAGGAGAGGGAGGTGACCGGCACCCTCATGACCTTCTTCCTGGCGCTGGGGCTCTCTTGTGGcgcctccctttccttcctcttcaagGCGCTGCTCTGA
- the B4GAT1 gene encoding beta-1,4-glucuronyltransferase 1, with protein sequence MQMSYAIRCAFYQLLLAALMLVAMLQLLYLSLLSGLHGQEEQDQYFEFFPPSPRSVDQVKAQLRTALASGGVLDASGDYRVYRGLLKTTMDPNDVILATHASVDNLLHLSGLLERWEGPLSVSVFAATKEEAQLATVLTYALSSHCPDMRARVAMHLVCPSRYEAAVPDPREPGEFALLRSCQEVFDKLARVAQPGVNYALGTNVSYPNNLLRNLAREGANYALVIDVDMVPSEGLWRSLREMLDQSKQWAGTALVVPAFEIRRARRMPMNKNELLQLYQVGEVRPFYYGLCTPCQAPTNYSRWVNLPEETLLRPAYVVPWQDPWEPFYVAGGKVPTFDERFRQYGFNRISQACELHVAGFDFEVLNEGFLVHKGFKEVLKFHPQKEAENQHNKILYRQFKQELKAKYPDSPRHC encoded by the exons ATGCAGATGTCCTACGCCATCCGATGTGCCTTCTACCAGCTGCTGCTGGCCGCGCTCATGCTGGTGGCTATGCTGCAGCTGCTCTACCTGTCGCTGCTGTCCGGGCTGCATGGGCAAGAGGAGCAAGACCAATATTTCGAGTTCTTTCCCCCGTCCCCGCGGTCGGTGGACCAAGTCAAGGCGCAGCTCCGCACCGCGCTGGCCTCCGGAGGCGTCCTGGACGCCAGCGGCGACTACCGCGTCTACAGGGGCCTACTAAAGACCACCATGGACCCCAACGATGTGATCCTGGCCACTCACGCCAGTGTGGACAACCTGCTGCACCTGTCGGGCCTGTTGGAGCGCTGGGAGGGCCCTCTGTCGGTGTCGGTGTTCGCCGCCACCAAGGAAGAGGCGCAGCTGGCCACGGTGCTGACCTATGCGCTGAGCAGCCACTGCCCCGATATGCGCGCCAGGGTCGCCATGCACCTTGTGTGCCCCTCACGCTACGAGGCCGCCGTTCCCGACCCCCGGGAGCCAGGGGAGTTTGCCCTGTTGCGTTCCTGCCAGGAGGTCTTTGACAAGCTGGCCAGGGTGGCCCAGCCCGGGGTCAATTACGCGCTGGGCACCAACGTCTCCTACCCCAATAACCTGCTCAGGAATCTGGCTCGTGAGGGGGCCAACTATGCCTTGGTAATCGACGTGGACATGGTGCCCAGCGAGGGGCTGTGGAGAAGCCTGCGGGAAATGCTGGATCAGAGCAAGCAGTGGGCGGGCACAGCACTGGTGGTGCCTGCCTTTGAGATCCGTCGAGCTCGCCGCATGCCCATGAACAAAAACGAGCTGCTGCAGCTCTACCAGGTGGGCGAGGTGCGGCCCTTCTATTATGGGCTCTGCACCCCCTGCCAGGCGCCCACCAACTACTCCCGCTGGGTCAACCTGCCAGAAGAGACCTTGCTGAGGCCTGCCTACGTGGTGCCCTGGCAAGACCCCTGGGAGCCATTCTACGTAGCTGGAGGCAAGGTGCCCACCTTCGACGAGCGCTTTCGGCAGTATGGCTTCAATCGTATCAGCCAG GCCTGTGAGCTGCACGTGGCAGGATTCGATTTCGAGGTGCTGAATGAAGGTTTCCTGGTTCATAAAGGCTTCAAAGAAGTTTTGAAATTCCATCCCCAAAAGGAGGCTGAAAATCAGCACAATAAGATCCTTTACCGTCAGTTCAAACAGGAGTTGAAGGCCAAGTACCCTGACTCCCCGCGTCACTGCTGA